In Leptolyngbya sp. O-77, the genomic window GCTGACGCTGCTATCGTCGCAGTTTTTCAGCTTTTTGGAGCGCTGGATGAATCCGGTGGAAAAGCTAAAACGACAGGCATTGCGGGTTCAGAAACAAGAAAGCTGAGCGAGGCTGAGGTCGTTGGGCGTTTTGGAGCGAGTTTCAACATTTTTTGCAATAGCTTAAAAAATGCTGGCAGTTCTGATAACTTGAACAGAACCCGTTCCCAAATAGAACCCGTTCCCAAATTTGGACAGGGCTGAGGTCTACCGTTGCAAAATCTCTGCCCAAAATCCAAAATCCAAAATCCCGCTTTCAGCCCCCCAGCGCCAGGAGACGTTGTTGCAATGGTTTTTCCTGAGTTCTTCCGGTTATCCCGATTCGCGCGATCGCTCTTTTTCATCCTGCTGGGTCTGACGTTCGCGTTTGCGATCGCCGCCTGTAGCACCCCCACGCCACAAGCAGTTGCGCCCGGTTCGACGATGCGCGTCGCAGTTGTGCCCAACTATCCGCCGTTCGCCTCTAAGACGGCTGACGGACAACTTCAGGGCTTTGAGATTGACTTGATGAATGCCTTTGCCGAAGCCACCCAAACCCAGGTGGAATACGTGCCACTGCCGTTCTTCGACGATGTGATGCGGGAGCTATATGGCAACGATGTCGATATGGCGATCGCCGCCATCACCATTACCCCCGAACGGCAGCGCGTCGCTGATTTCTCTCGTCCCTATTTCAAATCGGGAATGGCGATCGCCGTGCGCCAAGGCGAAACCCGCATCACCAACCTCGACAGTCTAGCAGGCAAGCGCATTGGGGTCGAAACGGGAACCGTTCAGGCCAGCATCGCCCGCACCATTCCTGATACCACGGTCGTCGGCTACGACAGCAGCAAAACCGCCTGGAGCGAACTGCTGCAAGGCAAGGTCGATGCGGTCATCAGCGGCGAAACTGTCGCCTCTTACGCCATCCAAACCGGCAGCGTGCGCGGCATGAAGCTAGTCGGTGACCCCTTTACCGATGAATTCTTGGGAATCGCCCTGCCTAAAGGCTCCCCCAACCGGGAACTCGTCAACAATGGACTAAAGTCGCTCATCGACAGCGGCAAATACGCTGAAATCTATCGCAAATGGTTTGACCGAGAGCCACGCCCGCTGCCCGAGAAGATTGAAGGCGTTGGATCGGACGGCGCACCCGAACCTCCCTCGCCCCGACACCCCGCCCGCTGGAAAATTCCCAAAGCGGCCTAATCACCCGTTTGCATGAATCGCCACTGCGTTCCAATTCATAAAATCTGACCATTCAAATTTGGATGGTGCAATGCCCACTTTTGTGGCCCCGCCCAAAGTGGAACAGTTGTGTCAATTTCCAGGTCTTATGAATGATAGATTGGCCTGCATCCTACGGGATGAATACTTGTAACGTGGTGTGAGTTGCGAATTCATGGGGAGTCTTTTGCTGTCTTTGGTGAAGGCTGTTGCGCGTCGGACAAAAAATCGGTTTGTAAAACAGACCAAGAATGTCGCAGCAGTTCAAGAAAAGTTTTTACTGGACTTATTACGCTGCTATCAGGACACAGAACTGGGGCAGCATCTGGGGCTAGCGAAGATCAAAAGCGTAGAGCAATTTCGGCAGCAGGTGCCGATTTCGTCCTACACAGTTTATGAACCCTACGCTCAGCGCGTTGCTCAGGGCGTTCCCAATGTGCTGACCCCCGACCCGGTGGTGTATATCAACATGACCAGCGGCACGACAGGGCGGCAAAAGCTGATTCCGGCGACGAAGCGTTCTCGCCAGATGCTCTCGAAGGCAAATCATGTCAGCATTGGCTTTATGGCAGCGGCAGCGGCGGAGCGCGGTTTGCCCCTGGGCAAAATGCTGATGACGAGTTCAGCACGCACGTTTGGCAAAACCGAAGGTGGCATTCCTTATGGTCCAGTAAGCGCTGGTACGGTGCTGCTCAGCGGCTGGATACACAAGCAGATTTTTGCCCATCCTTATGAGACTCTTTTGATTGGCGACAGTCTCTCTCGGCATTATGCCTGCCTTCTGTTCGCGCTGCGGGATGCAAATTTGACGCTATTGGCAGCCACATTTCCTGTGATGGCACTGCAATTGTGCGACTATCTGGAGTGCTACGGCGCAGAGCTAGTGGAAGATTTGGACAAAGGGGCGATCGCCCCCTGGCTTGATATAGAACCGCATCTCCGCATCCAGCTAGAACGCCAGCTCAAGCCCGCCCCCAAACGTGCCGCCCAACTGCGAAACATCCTAAAAACCCACGGCAAGCTCACGCCCAAACTCGCCTGGCCCAAGCTTTCCCTGATTGTCACCGCCCGCGGCGGCACCTCCAGCTTTTACATGGAGCGCTTCCCCCACTACTTTGGCAATACGCCCGTCTTTGGCGGCATCTATTCCTCCGCTGAGGCCACCTACGGCGTGTATCACGACATCGACCGCGATGGCACCGTCTTGGCCATCGAAAGCGGCTTTTTTGAATTTCTCCCCGAAGACCAGTGGGGCTTGGAAAATCCTCAAACCTTGCTGCCCCATGAGGTGCTGCTGGGCAAGCGCTACCGCATCGTCGTCACCAACTACAACGGGCTATATCGCTACGACAATGGCGATGTCGTGGAAATTCTCGGCTTCTACAACCAGGCTCCGATCGTTATCTTTCGCCATCGACTGGGCGGGCTGCTGTCTTCCACAACCGAAAAAACCACCGAATTTCACGCGGTTCAGGTGATGCAAGCCCTCCAACACGAATTTGACCTGTCGCTAGAAAACTTTTGCATCACCCTGTCCGAGCATGAGGTGCCGCCCCACTATCTGGTCAACATCGAATTAGCATCAGGGCAAACCCTAGCAGACCCAGAGCAATTCTTACGGCGGTTCGACGAAATTTTGAAAGAGGTGCATCTGTCCTATGCCAAGAAGCGAGCAGATATAGTGCCGCCACCGCGTTTGCGGATCTTGGCATCGGGCAGCTTTGAAATGCTTCGTCAGCGCTTGCTCCAGCGGGGTATTCCCGAAGCGCATCTCAAGTTTCCCCACATTACTGAAGACCGCCAATATTTGGCAGGATTAACCGTAGAGCGCGAAATCCGCCTGGCGGAAGAACGAGTTGGCCTGAGGGGATAACTACGGAGTCAATCATCAAATATCACTAAGCACTATGGGAAGCGCGTTAACGGAAGTCGTCAAGTTTATCGAGAGCAAGGTTCCGGAGTACTCGATCGTCGGCGAGTCGGTGTTCTTTAGTAAAGAGCAGTTTCCCTGGGCCGAGCGCTTGGAAGCAAACTGGCAGGTGATCCGCAAAGAACTGGATCAGGTGATGGAATATGCTGATGTACTGCCCAACTTTCAGGACATTTCGCCCCGCCAGCACCGCATTGCCAACGACGACCGCTGGAAAACCTTCTTCTTTTGGGCGTTTGGCTTTCGTTCCGAGCCAAACTGTCAGCGCTGCCCCGAAACCGTCAAGCTGCTGGAAACGATTCCGGGGCTAAAAGTCGCTTTTTTCTCGATCCTCGCGCCAGGCAAGCACATCCCGCTGCACCGGGGCAAGCACAAGGGACTCATCCGCTATCACCTGGCGCTAAAGGTGCCCGAACCCCGCGAAAACTGTCGCATTGAAATTAATGGGCAGACCGCCTACTGGGAAGAAGGCAAAAGCCTGATTTTTGATGACACCTACTATCACCAGGTCTGGAACGACACGGATGACTATCGCGTGGTGCTGTTTCTCGACATTGCCCGCCCGCTGCGCTTCCCCATGTCTCTGGTGAACTGGACAGTGAACAGCATTCTCGGCTACACACCCGTCATTCAGGTAGCGCGGGGCAACCATCAGACCTGGGAGAAGCAGTTTGAGCAGATGTTGAAGTAAGAGGGGAAGAGGGAAGCGGGAAGAACGAAGAGGGAAGAGGGAAGAGGGAAGAGGGAAGAGGGTGGGATGATGGGGGAGGGGAATCGACGACCCCGGTGTTCTAATACTCCCAATTTCTGATGAACCGACTTGCGAATGCTCAAAGCCTCTATCTGCGGAAGCACGCGGAGAATCCGATTGACTGGTGGCCGTGGTGTGAGGAGGCGATCGCCCTGGCGCGGCGGGAGAATCGACCGATTTTCCTGTCGATTGGCTACTCAAGCTGTCACTGGTGTACGGTGATGGAGGGCGAGGCGTTTTCTAGCCTGGAAATTGCTGACTATATGAATGCCCACTACGTTGCCATTAAGGTCGATCGGGAAGAGCGGCCAGACGTAGACAGCATCTATATGCAGGCGCTGCAAATGATGACGGGGGCGGGCGGCTGGCCGCTGAATGTGTTTCTCGACCCTGAAACCTTGCTGCCGTTCTATGGTGGTACGTATTTTCCGGTGGAGCCACGCTATGGGCGACCGGGCTTTTTGCGGGTGTTGCAGGAACTCAGGCGAATTTACGAGAGCGATCGCCCCCGTCTGCAATCGGTGCAGGCGGAGATTCAGAGTCGATTTCAACAGACCGCAGCCATATCAGCGGCAGAAACGCTCGACAATGCGCTGCTGCAACAGGGCTTGCAATACTGCGCGGGCATCCTGTCGGCCAGAGACATGGGCCCTAGCTTTCCGATGATTCCCTACGCGGAGGCGGCGCTGCGGGGCATCCGGTTTGCCGATTCGGAGCCGCCGGAAGGTTCAACCGTCCGCTATAATGCGCGAGAGCAGTGCCGTCAGCGGGGGCTGGATCTGGCGCTGGGCGGCATTTTTGACCATGTGGCGGGCGGCTTTCATCGCTACACCGTAGACCCGACCTGGACCGTGCCCCATTTTGAAAAGATGCTCTACGACAACGGGCAGATTGTGGAGTATCTGGCGAATCTGTGGGCGGCGGGAATGCAGGAGCCTGCCTTTGAGCGGGCGATCGCCCTCACCGTGCAGTGGCTCCAGCGGGAAATGACCGCGCCGGAGGGCTATTTCTACGCCGCCCAGGATGCCGATAGCTTCGTGACCCCAGACGATGCTGAACCCGAAGAGGGTGCATTTTACGTCTGGCGCTATGCCGATTTGGAAGCGCATCTCTCTGAAACGTCCCTGCTAGAACTGGCGGAACACTTCACAATCACGCCAGCGGGAAACTTTGAGGGGAAAAACGTCCTCCAGCGGCGACAACCGGGAACGCTACCTGAGTCGGTTGAGCAATCGCTGGCAACGCTGTTTGCAGTTCGCTATGGCAGCGCTCCGGGCGTTGCCGCCTTTCCGCCCGCCCGCAACAACGAAGAAGCCAAAACCTATGCCTGGCCGGGCCGCATTCCCGCCGTCACCGACACCAAAATGATCGTCGCCTGGAATAGCCTGATGATTTCTGGGCTGGCCCGCGCGGCGGCGGTGTTTCAGCGAGAGGACTACTTTCACCTGGCCAACCGTGCCGCCGACTTTATCTGGCAGCATCAAATTGTCGGCGATCGCCTGCATCGGCTGAACTATGACGGCGCGGTGAGCGTGCTGGCTCAGTCCGAAGACTATGCCCTGCTGATCAAGGCGCTGCTGGATCTGGATCAGGCGGCGTTGGCACTAGCCTCGCGGAGCGATATCGCCCTCGCCCCGATTGCCGCCAGCGCACTTCCCACCGATTTCTGCGATCGCGCCCTGGCGCTGCAAGCCGAATTTGACGCACACCTGGGCAGCGATGAAGGCGGCTATTACAACACCGATGCCCGCGATGATCTAGTCATTCGCGAACGCAGCTACGACGACAGCGCCATTCCTGCGGCCAACGGCGTGGCGATCGCCAACCTGATTCGCCTGTTCCTCCGTGCCGGGCGGCTGGACTATCTGGAGAAAGCACAACGGTCACTCCAGAGCTTTGGCAGCGTCATGGAAAAAACGCCGCAGGTCTGCCCCAGCCTGTTCATTGCGCTGGACTGGCTGCAAACCTATACGCTAGTCAAAACATCAGGCGATCGCCTGCCGTTTCTGCTGAGCCAGTACCATCCCACAACGATGTTCGCCGCAGAATCCAACCTGCCCGGCGAGTCTATCGGCCTCGTTTGCCAGGGGCTTAGCTGCAATGAGCCAGCCCGCAACATGGAGCAACTGCTGGAGCAGCTTGGGCAAAGTGAGAAACGGGGAGTGGAAAAGAGCGAAGAACGAAGAACGAAGAATGAAGAATGAAAAGTAAATCGTTTTTCTCTCTTCCTTTTTTCTCTCTCTTCCTTTCACCCCGCCTTTACCCCGCACCCCAGGGCTTCCACTAATCGTCGATTCTCCTCCACTGTGCGGACGGCGACGCGGAAGAAGCGATCGCCCAGTTCGGGAAAGCTGGTGCAGTGGCGAATCAAAATCTGGTGCTGCTGAAGCAGGTGGGTTTGCAAGTCGGTGGCAGAGCCGTCGGTTTGCACCAGGAGATAGTTGGCAGCGCCGGGGAGGGGATGCAGACCCGGCAGAGCCGCGAGTCCGTCGAAAAGCTCCTGACGAGCAGGAGGCAGCCAGTTCCAGGTGCGCTGCTGAAAAGACGTGTCGGCCAGGGCGGCGATCGCCGCTGCGGAGGCGAGAGAATTCACGCTCCAGGGGTCGCGCCACTGCTGCCAGCGGCGCAGTCGGTCGGGATGGGCGATCGCGTAGCCCAACCGCAGTCCCGGCAGGCTATAGAACTTGGTGAGCGATCGCACAATCACCAAATTCGGATATTGCTCTACCCATTCCAGCAGGCTCGCTTGGGACTGTGCTTCCGGCAGTAAGAAGTCCATAAATGCCTCGTCCACCACGACCAGCGGCGACTCGTCTAGCAGCAACCGGATATTCTCGCGGGGGAGCAGGGTTCCGGTGGGGTTGTGGGGGCTGTTGAGCAGCCAGCCGGAGTGAGGGTGGGGGCGTAGGCGGGTGGGGATGGCTTGCTTTAAGGCTCCATCCACCGCCAGGCTATCCATCGTCAGGGGGATTTTCTCTACAGTGGCTCCAAAAGCCCGTAGGGCGCGGAGATAGTCGCCAAAGGCAGGCGTGAGCAGACGCACGATGTCTAGCGCAGCCAGGTCGCGGGCGGCCCAGGTGAGTAGTTCGGCGGCTCCGTTTCCGGGCAAGATCCACTCAGGAGAGAGGTGATGGAAGGCGGCGATCGCCCGTCGCAGATCTGCATAGCTGGGGTCAGGATAGTGGCGCAGGTCGCCCAGGTGAGCCTGAATAGCGGCGATCGCCGACTGAGGCGGCCCCAGCGGATTGATGCTAGCCGAAAAGTCCAAAATTAAATGGGGAGAACAACCCGCCAGAGCCGCAGCCCAGGCAATGTTCCCCCCATGTGCAGGTCGAGCAGCCCCAGGATGCTGAGAATCTGAGCGCTGCGATTTGGATAGTGGCAAATTGAGGTCTTGCCAATCTTGCAACGAATCTTGCACGAGACCGCTTGCTATTTTGCCACCAGGTCTTTGAACAGCTTGCCAGCAGAAAAGGCAGGCACCTTGGTTGCTGGAATTTTCATCGCCTCACCCGTTTTGGGGTTGCGACCTTCCCGCTCCTTTCGCTCGCGGGGTTCAAAAGACCCAAACCCCACCAGCGTTACCTTTTCACCCTTCGACACCGCTTCCATGATCGAATCAATCGCAGCAGACAGCACTGCGTCAGCCTGCTTCTTCGTCACGTTAGCCTTTTCGGCTACGGCATCGACCAATTCACCTTTATTCATGAGAATCTCCTTCGATTAGATTATCCAGGATTCAAAATCTCTCAAATCTCACAGATGCAGCCTGAGCAGGTGCAATCTGAACAACTTTCATCTGGAGACTGAGTAGATAGACTCGATCGGCTTCAGGGAAAATCGCTGAAACCCTTGTCAACTCGAATTTTCAATGCCCTATTCTAAGGGCAACTCAGGGGTTCTGGATCGTTGAAACCTTTAATTTATGTGGATTTGAAGGTTTTTTTTGGGTTTTCCATCCCACAAATCGCTCGCAAAGCAGTCAAACCAATCCTGGAGGCGGGTTAGGGAACCGATGCACCCCCTCCAAACAAGCCGAAAACTCGGTATTCACCGCTAGCGTCTCCCCCGCTCCAAAATCTGCTGGACATCGCGGCTGGGCACATAGCGATAGCCAAAGGTGGACGTATCAGAATCGTCGATGATCTGTGGCGTGAGCATGACGATCACTTCTTGTCGCTGATTCGTTCGCTGGGTTCGGCGGAACAGCGCACCCAAAATGGGAATATCGCCCAAAATGGGGACTTTCGTCACTTCAGCGCGATCGCTGTCTTGAATAATCCCCGACAAAATTAGAGTTTGCCCATCCCGCACCCGCACCAGCCCAGAAGACAGCCGCCGAATGGCTAGCAGCGTCACGCGAAGCACAGAGTCTTGAATCTCGAAGGTCTCCACACGAGAGGGAGACGAAATTGTTGGTCCAACCGAAAGCGTCACAAAGCCATTATCGTCAATGCCTTCAACCCGTACATTCAAAATCAAGCCAGCAGGCGTGGTTTCTACAGTAATCGTCTGCGTTCTGTCTTCTCCCGTCCCTTCTGTCTCAATCTCGAAGTTTGTAACCACGTCCTCTGTCAACTGAACCTGCGCTTCTTGTCCCTCCTGCACCACCAACGTTGGGTCAGTCAGAATCTTAGCGTTGCCGCTAGTCACCGCAAAGCGCAACTGCGCCAAGAAGTTTCGCGTAAAGTTAAACGCATTGGTTGGTTGACCGACAATCAGTCCTCCCAACCCAGTAATTTCAGAGACCGGACTCAAAATGCTGCCAGGTGTTCTGCCAGTGTTCGGCCCACCAGAGCCAAAGTTAATAACCACTTGTCCGCCGTCTTGAATGACGCGAGTATCATCAATACCAAAAGAGAAACTGGTTCCAGCCCGATCGATTCCTAGCAGGTTCACATCGATCACGCGGACATTAATCGCAACTTGGCGCTGGCGAACATCGAGCTGCGAGAGCTGAGCCGTCGCAATTTCAATTTGCCGGGGGGTGCCAACCAGCGTAATAGAGCGGGTGCGCTCATCACCAATCACCTGCAACCCTCGCAGCAGCGGCGTTGCGTCCTGATAGTCTACACGCTGCACCTCGATTCGATCTTCCTCGGTCGTTTGCACCTGAGTTGGCCCAGCAGCAGCCCCAGCGCCAATATCACTACCTTGCACTGGCACAGCAAGCGCCGTAACCACCTGACGACGACGGCTAACGGCGGTTTCTGCGCCCAAGCCCACCAGAAAATTCAGCGCTGCGCCGACGCTGGCCTGATTCAGCCGGAGGGTACGCGATACGATGGAACGGGCGGAGTTGGGCAGGCGCGTGCCAACGAATACCGTCCGTCCGACCAAATTGGCATCCAGCCCGCTAATCCGCAGCACGTAGTTAAACACGTTCTGCACGGGTTCGTTTTCGATGTCCAGCGAGATGCGGGCGTTGGTGGCAGTGGAGGTTTCTTGGGCGGATTGGGCATCGACCCCTTCGGTCTGAGAAGGCTGATCTAGATAGGCGACGTTTAGCCCCGCAGCACGACCCAGCAGCGACAGCACATCCCGCACGGGCGCATCCCGCAGCACCAAGCGCGGCACGATTTCCGAGGTTCCTAGATCAATAACCGTGGGTGAAACATCGGTCGTGGCGACGGCAATATCCCCGACAGGCGGAGCCACTGCACGCGGCAGCAGCGGCGGCACCTGCCCTGGAAACGCGCCGGACGGGCTGACAGGCGTGCCATTGATCGAAACCTGCGGGTTTGGTACGAGTACCTGAGATGGGGGAATGGCGGGGTTAGACGGGAAGGTGCTGCCGCCGGGAAGTGTTGGCGGCGGAACTTGGGCCGAGGGAAAACTAGGCTGGCTAGGCAGGCTTCCGACACCTGTGCCGTCAGCAGTTAGGCTAAATACAATGGCGGTGCCGTCTTGCCGCACCTGGTTTGCTGGGGGAGCCGCCGTACCCATAACCGCGACGCGCACGCTGTTGGGGTCGAGTTGCGTCACCATGACCGAGCTAATGCCGGGGGCGGGGTTGTTTTGCAAATAGCCGTTGCCTTCGGGGAGGCGTAGCTGGGCGTTGGTGATATCGGCAACGAGGGTATTGCCGCGATTGACGGTAAAGACCTGGGGGCGATCGCCATTTCGCGTTTGCAGCACTAGCTCCATCCCAACGGCGGTTTGAAATACCTGCACACCTGTAATTTGGGTTGCAGCAGCTTGGGCTGGCTGGCTCGCTATCAGCACTACTGCACCACTCGTCATCAATCCAGCCAATCCAAGATGCGGTTTCACAGGTCACTCCTCCTTAACAAACAGGCGAATCTAATCGTCAAGTCTTCAAAACAACAAAAGCGGTCATCAGCAGGGGTTAGCCAGAACACTACTGCGCGGGCGCGTTCGGATCAGCAGGCGGCGCGGTCGGAGTCGGCGGCTGGATCGGAGCGGGCATGAGTGCCTGCACCTGAAAGCTGGTCCGCAGCCGAGGCTCCGTATTCTGATTGGGCAGCGGCCGCCCCTGCTGATTGAGCCGCAGCGTAGGTGGGTCAGTCGGCTCAGACTTAAAGTTCCGCAACACCAGCAGTGGCTGCAACCGCTCAATATTGCGAATCACCGACTGCGCCTGAGCAAAGCTGCCCTCCATCTCCACGTTGTAGAGGCGCTGGCGCAATTTGTTATTGACCGCAGCGCCAAGAGAACCATCGGTGACCAGATCGCTAGGTTGACCATCTGGGCCAGCGGGGGGCGGCACCAGCTCAAACTTTGACAGAGTGGCACGACGATCAGGATCGGCAATGCGGGCATTTGCCGCCTGCACTCGCTCATTCACGTCAATCAGCAGCGTATCCAGCCCTTC contains:
- a CDS encoding basic amino acid ABC transporter substrate-binding protein; the protein is MVFPEFFRLSRFARSLFFILLGLTFAFAIAACSTPTPQAVAPGSTMRVAVVPNYPPFASKTADGQLQGFEIDLMNAFAEATQTQVEYVPLPFFDDVMRELYGNDVDMAIAAITITPERQRVADFSRPYFKSGMAIAVRQGETRITNLDSLAGKRIGVETGTVQASIARTIPDTTVVGYDSSKTAWSELLQGKVDAVISGETVASYAIQTGSVRGMKLVGDPFTDEFLGIALPKGSPNRELVNNGLKSLIDSGKYAEIYRKWFDREPRPLPEKIEGVGSDGAPEPPSPRHPARWKIPKAA
- a CDS encoding GH3 auxin-responsive promoter family protein; translation: MGSLLLSLVKAVARRTKNRFVKQTKNVAAVQEKFLLDLLRCYQDTELGQHLGLAKIKSVEQFRQQVPISSYTVYEPYAQRVAQGVPNVLTPDPVVYINMTSGTTGRQKLIPATKRSRQMLSKANHVSIGFMAAAAAERGLPLGKMLMTSSARTFGKTEGGIPYGPVSAGTVLLSGWIHKQIFAHPYETLLIGDSLSRHYACLLFALRDANLTLLAATFPVMALQLCDYLECYGAELVEDLDKGAIAPWLDIEPHLRIQLERQLKPAPKRAAQLRNILKTHGKLTPKLAWPKLSLIVTARGGTSSFYMERFPHYFGNTPVFGGIYSSAEATYGVYHDIDRDGTVLAIESGFFEFLPEDQWGLENPQTLLPHEVLLGKRYRIVVTNYNGLYRYDNGDVVEILGFYNQAPIVIFRHRLGGLLSSTTEKTTEFHAVQVMQALQHEFDLSLENFCITLSEHEVPPHYLVNIELASGQTLADPEQFLRRFDEILKEVHLSYAKKRADIVPPPRLRILASGSFEMLRQRLLQRGIPEAHLKFPHITEDRQYLAGLTVEREIRLAEERVGLRG
- a CDS encoding aspartyl/asparaginyl beta-hydroxylase domain-containing protein; the encoded protein is MGSALTEVVKFIESKVPEYSIVGESVFFSKEQFPWAERLEANWQVIRKELDQVMEYADVLPNFQDISPRQHRIANDDRWKTFFFWAFGFRSEPNCQRCPETVKLLETIPGLKVAFFSILAPGKHIPLHRGKHKGLIRYHLALKVPEPRENCRIEINGQTAYWEEGKSLIFDDTYYHQVWNDTDDYRVVLFLDIARPLRFPMSLVNWTVNSILGYTPVIQVARGNHQTWEKQFEQMLK
- a CDS encoding thioredoxin domain-containing protein, producing MNRLANAQSLYLRKHAENPIDWWPWCEEAIALARRENRPIFLSIGYSSCHWCTVMEGEAFSSLEIADYMNAHYVAIKVDREERPDVDSIYMQALQMMTGAGGWPLNVFLDPETLLPFYGGTYFPVEPRYGRPGFLRVLQELRRIYESDRPRLQSVQAEIQSRFQQTAAISAAETLDNALLQQGLQYCAGILSARDMGPSFPMIPYAEAALRGIRFADSEPPEGSTVRYNAREQCRQRGLDLALGGIFDHVAGGFHRYTVDPTWTVPHFEKMLYDNGQIVEYLANLWAAGMQEPAFERAIALTVQWLQREMTAPEGYFYAAQDADSFVTPDDAEPEEGAFYVWRYADLEAHLSETSLLELAEHFTITPAGNFEGKNVLQRRQPGTLPESVEQSLATLFAVRYGSAPGVAAFPPARNNEEAKTYAWPGRIPAVTDTKMIVAWNSLMISGLARAAAVFQREDYFHLANRAADFIWQHQIVGDRLHRLNYDGAVSVLAQSEDYALLIKALLDLDQAALALASRSDIALAPIAASALPTDFCDRALALQAEFDAHLGSDEGGYYNTDARDDLVIRERSYDDSAIPAANGVAIANLIRLFLRAGRLDYLEKAQRSLQSFGSVMEKTPQVCPSLFIALDWLQTYTLVKTSGDRLPFLLSQYHPTTMFAAESNLPGESIGLVCQGLSCNEPARNMEQLLEQLGQSEKRGVEKSEERRTKNEE
- the cobD gene encoding threonine-phosphate decarboxylase CobD codes for the protein MDFSASINPLGPPQSAIAAIQAHLGDLRHYPDPSYADLRRAIAAFHHLSPEWILPGNGAAELLTWAARDLAALDIVRLLTPAFGDYLRALRAFGATVEKIPLTMDSLAVDGALKQAIPTRLRPHPHSGWLLNSPHNPTGTLLPRENIRLLLDESPLVVVDEAFMDFLLPEAQSQASLLEWVEQYPNLVIVRSLTKFYSLPGLRLGYAIAHPDRLRRWQQWRDPWSVNSLASAAAIAALADTSFQQRTWNWLPPARQELFDGLAALPGLHPLPGAANYLLVQTDGSATDLQTHLLQQHQILIRHCTSFPELGDRFFRVAVRTVEENRRLVEALGCGVKAG
- a CDS encoding HU family DNA-binding protein, with amino-acid sequence MNKGELVDAVAEKANVTKKQADAVLSAAIDSIMEAVSKGEKVTLVGFGSFEPRERKEREGRNPKTGEAMKIPATKVPAFSAGKLFKDLVAK
- a CDS encoding AMIN domain-containing protein, with the translated sequence MKPHLGLAGLMTSGAVVLIASQPAQAAATQITGVQVFQTAVGMELVLQTRNGDRPQVFTVNRGNTLVADITNAQLRLPEGNGYLQNNPAPGISSVMVTQLDPNSVRVAVMGTAAPPANQVRQDGTAIVFSLTADGTGVGSLPSQPSFPSAQVPPPTLPGGSTFPSNPAIPPSQVLVPNPQVSINGTPVSPSGAFPGQVPPLLPRAVAPPVGDIAVATTDVSPTVIDLGTSEIVPRLVLRDAPVRDVLSLLGRAAGLNVAYLDQPSQTEGVDAQSAQETSTATNARISLDIENEPVQNVFNYVLRISGLDANLVGRTVFVGTRLPNSARSIVSRTLRLNQASVGAALNFLVGLGAETAVSRRRQVVTALAVPVQGSDIGAGAAAGPTQVQTTEEDRIEVQRVDYQDATPLLRGLQVIGDERTRSITLVGTPRQIEIATAQLSQLDVRQRQVAINVRVIDVNLLGIDRAGTSFSFGIDDTRVIQDGGQVVINFGSGGPNTGRTPGSILSPVSEITGLGGLIVGQPTNAFNFTRNFLAQLRFAVTSGNAKILTDPTLVVQEGQEAQVQLTEDVVTNFEIETEGTGEDRTQTITVETTPAGLILNVRVEGIDDNGFVTLSVGPTISSPSRVETFEIQDSVLRVTLLAIRRLSSGLVRVRDGQTLILSGIIQDSDRAEVTKVPILGDIPILGALFRRTQRTNQRQEVIVMLTPQIIDDSDTSTFGYRYVPSRDVQQILERGRR